Proteins found in one Plasmodium sp. gorilla clade G2 genome assembly, chromosome: 14 genomic segment:
- a CDS encoding RNA-binding protein, putative, whose protein sequence is MDSLYGDLPPPVSSNKKTGGNNEKKNLINEDKNNYIDYNKFLITPAIVQKKIANIKKENKELKKQNSSNEDEDEKNEGQSDDEEDIFCNHVKDGNVKNKVEENNLNIEKKTKINESTNIEIININKSIQDDLKKISDRLNKIQHNYKNEQVSINNNKNNQELFINNNFETNMKNTKCSNYQMDNLINHENIGNDTFQYDLYEKYFISNANEDYEPSKPNDLIKIIKERKRKKIIMLAEQKKKLEMEEMDDSPEKDTNNVNYNERKNYNINSLNNIELDHEKKRKLNEYDEEKINKERDIRKSTDNNMSNNLSHDDYTYNFDNINHNENSYNSNDDKKDTTTSKKDFATRMMEKMGWKKGEGLGKDKQGIKAPLILKKVDKRSGVIVQAPVILKNNDSNNKGHNLSIQNECTRIVHLTNLVTPDEVDETLKEEIEEEASKFGNLLNINIIVDKNLLDALAVKIYCEYESKDQAQNALNTFKGRTFAGRKVQASFATEEEYTTLENND, encoded by the coding sequence ATGGATAGTTTGTATGGTGATTTACCACCTCCAGTTTctagtaataaaaaaacgggaggaaataatgaaaagaaaaatttgataaatgaagataagaataattatattgattacaataaatttttaataactcCAGCTAttgttcaaaaaaaaattgcaaatataaaaaaggaaaacaaagaattgaaaaaacaaaattctagtaatgaagatgaagatgaaaaaaatgaaggacaaagtgatgatgaagaagatatatTCTGTAACCATGTGAAAGATGGAAATGTCAAAAATAAagttgaagaaaataatttaaatatagaaaagaaaacaaaaataaatgaaagtactaatatagaaattatcaatataaataagtcAATTCAagatgatttaaaaaaaattagtgataggttaaataaaattcaacataattataaaaatgaacaagtatctataaataataacaaaaataatcaagaattatttattaacaaCAATTTTGAaacaaatatgaaaaatacaaaatgtaGTAATTATCAAATGGATAATCTTATAAATCATGAAAATATTGGAAATGATACATTTCaatatgatttatatgaaaaatatttcatatcaAATGCAAATGAAGATTATGAACCAAGTAAGCCTAATGatcttattaaaataataaaagaaagaaaaaggaaaaaaattattatgctAGCTGAacagaagaaaaaattagaaatgGAAGAAATGGATGATTCTCCAGAGAAAGATACAAATAAtgtaaattataatgaaagaaaaaattataatataaattcattaaataatattgaatTAGATCATGAGAAAAAGAGGAAATTGAATGaatatgatgaagaaaaaataaataaagaaagagatataagaaaaagtacagataataatatgtcaAATAATTTATCTCATGAtgattatacatataattttgataatattaatcataatgaaaattcatataattcaaaTGATGATAAGAAAGATACAACAACTTCAAAGAAAGATTTTGCTACTAGAATGATGGAAAAAATGGGTTGGAAAAAAGGAGAAGGATTAGGTAAAGATAAACAAGGTATTAAGGCACCactcattttaaaaaaagtagATAAAAGAAGTGGGGTTATTGTACAAGCACCagttattttaaaaaataatgattcaaataataaaggTCATAATTTATCAATACAAAATGAATGTACCAGAATAGTTCACCTAACTAATTTAGTTACTCCAGATGAAGTAGATGAAACTTTGAAAGAAGAAATTGAAGAAGAAGCATCCAAATTTggaaatttattaaatataaatattatagttGATAAAAATTTACTTGATGCACTTGCTGTCAAAATTTATTGTGAATATGAATCAAAAGATCAGGCGCAAAATGCTCTTAATACATTCAAAGGTAGAACATTTGCAGGAAGAAAAGTTCAAGCCTCTTTTGCTACTGAGGAAGAGTACACAACTcttgaaaataatgattga
- a CDS encoding tRNA intron endonuclease, putative encodes MILKNRKREIVFNDLNKLFIVLDGFKYGADFVLYKNNVHEEHGFALVFIKEENTCLNEKEKNIIVRICESVKKKAIIAYINEDNETIRYEEVVRKRK; translated from the exons atgatacttaaaaatagaaaacGAGAAATAGTTTTCAATGATTTGAATAAACTTTTCATTGTACTTGATGGTTTTAAATATGGAGCAGATTTTGTACTATATAAAA ATAATGTTCATGAAGAACATGGATTTGCTCTAGTTTTTATAAAGGAGGAAAATACTTGCTTAAatgagaaagaaaaaaatataattgttaGAATATGTGAAAGtgttaaaaaaaag GCAATTATTGCTTATATTAATGAAGACAACGAAACTATAAGATACGAAGAAGTTGTTAGAAAgagaaaatga